A segment of the Campylobacter vulpis genome:
GGAGTAGAAATTTACACTCCAGCTCTCACTCAAGTAGCCAAACTTGCTAAGGCACATAATTTAAATAATATCCTTTTAGTTCAAAGTGATGCGAGGCTTTTATTAAGCGTTTTGAAAACTAAATCTATTGAAAAAATTTTTTTGCACTTTCCAGTGCCTTGGGAGGATAAGCCACATAGGAGGGTGATAAGTGAGGCGTTTTGCAAGGAGTGTGCGAGAGTTTTGAGGGGGGAATTTGAGCTTAGAACGGATAGTTTTGAATATTTTGATTTTACCTTGAAAGAATTTTTAATTTTTTCCAAACCGCAATTTTTGCTGAAAAAAAATGAAAATTTAGAAATTTCAAGCAAATACGAGGATAGGTGGAAAAAGCAAGAAAAAGACATTTATGATTTAATTGTTTGGGGACTTGATATGCCAGAGCAAAATCAGGGCGAAGAAAAGTTTGATTTTGCAAATTTATATTTAAACGCAAATCAAATAAAAGCTTTTTGGCAGCGGTTTGAAAAGAAAAGCATAAAAAGTAAGGATTATTTCTTAAGCTTTAGAAATCTTTATGAAAGCGAAAAGGGTTTTATTTTAAAATGTGCTTTTGGAGCTTTTAATGCACCATCGCACGCTTATATTTTATTGGGCAAAAAGACGAAATTTCTTTTTAAAAATCCTTTAAAAACACAAGAAAATTTAAAGGCATTAGAAGAATTAAAGCATAAAATTGAACAATTTTCTTAAGTTTTAAGCAAAATTAAAGCAAAATTGCAAAAAAAGAAAAGGTAAAAAATGGCAAATCTTATCGAGGCAAAA
Coding sequences within it:
- the trmB gene encoding tRNA (guanosine(46)-N7)-methyltransferase TrmB, with the translated sequence MPNFKAKIIKELTLPFEKDGVSFLFKAENTNITLIFTQVLEQSFFLQIKKEKNTFIIKADKHSKPSKIGYLQKALKVFKENFCEGILNEAFGLKNNALVEQTPLIVKDFEELLVRLEKEEKIYIEIGFGSGRHLLFKAKQNPEILMLGVEIYTPALTQVAKLAKAHNLNNILLVQSDARLLLSVLKTKSIEKIFLHFPVPWEDKPHRRVISEAFCKECARVLRGEFELRTDSFEYFDFTLKEFLIFSKPQFLLKKNENLEISSKYEDRWKKQEKDIYDLIVWGLDMPEQNQGEEKFDFANLYLNANQIKAFWQRFEKKSIKSKDYFLSFRNLYESEKGFILKCAFGAFNAPSHAYILLGKKTKFLFKNPLKTQENLKALEELKHKIEQFS